The following are encoded together in the Corticium candelabrum chromosome 1, ooCorCand1.1, whole genome shotgun sequence genome:
- the LOC134192655 gene encoding lymphotoxin-alpha-like — MKQLEDWKEEWTKNESRVTVAAHLVGSSGSWYTISGVITYWQTSSPSFLLGAITYSNGALTIPSDGVYYIYTHLYLNANSGYAIYPYIRVNGNRVLYIASYHHHSEQKTKHAGLLQQLKRGDSVEIYGGGHQHYMSSTHSVFGIFKID; from the exons ATGAAACAACTGGAGGATTGGAAAGAAGag tggacaaagaatgagagtagagtgactgttgcagCACATCTTGTAGGATCATCAGGCAGTTGGTATACTATATCAG gtGTGATAACCTactggcaaacaagcagtccatcattcttactgggtgccatcacatacagcaatggagctcttacaattccatctgatggtgtttactatatttatacacATCTCTACTTAAATGCCAATAGTGGCTATGCCATTTATCCTTACATCAGAGTAAATGGCAATCGTGTTTTGTACATTGCAAGCTACCATCATCATAGTGAACAGAAAACCAAGCACGCTGGTCTACTTCAGCAGCTGAAAAGAGGTGATAGCGTTGAAATATATGGTGGAGGACATCAACACTACATGAGCTCTACTCATTCAGTTTTTGGTATTTTTAAGATTGACTAG
- the LOC134181783 gene encoding collagen alpha-1(X) chain-like isoform X2, with protein MGRAGPPGPQGPPGKSGMMGPAGPRGPPGQTGGRGEKGEQGVEGPRGLAGLDGIPGAAGPIGPVGSRGPLGVKGDRGLPGAKGEAGPQGRPGPEMSEDVLKRYFSPVKGLAERMKELEDWKEEWTKNESRVTVAAHLVGSSYSWYTISGVITYWQTSSPSFLLGAITYSNGALTIPSDGVYYIYTHLHLDDNSGSYIQPYIRVNGNLVLYISSYNRGGYESKHGGLLQQLKKGDSVDIYGGGYRHLMGSTTSVFGIFKID; from the exons ATGGGTCGTGCAGGTCCACCCGGACCTCAAGGTCCTCCAGGGAAAAGTGGAATGATG GGTCCAGCGGGACCCAGAGGTCCTCCAGGACAAACGGGAGGACGTGGAGAGAAG GGGGAACAAGGAGTGGAGGGTCCAAGAGGTTTGGCTGGATTAGATGGCATTCCG GGTGCTGCAGGTCCCATCGGACCCGTAGGATCACGTGGACCATTAGGAGTGAAG GGTGATCGTGGATTACCCGGAGCAAAGGGAGAAGCCGGACCACAAGGTCGTCCCGGTCCAGAG ATGAGTGAAGATGTGTTGAAACGCTATTTTTCTCCAGTCAAGGGACTGGCAGAGAGG ATGAAAGAACTGGAGGATTGGAAAGAAGag tggacaaagaatgagagtagagtgactgttgcagCACATCTTGTAGGATCATCATACAGTTGGTATACTATATCAG gtGTGATAACCTactggcaaacaagcagtccatcattcttactgggtgccatcacatacagcaatggagctcttacaattccatctgatggtgtttactatatttatacacATCTCCATTTAGATGACAATAGTGGCAGTTACATTCAACCTTACATCAGAGTAAATGGCAATCTTGTTTTGTACATTTCAAGCTACAATCGTGGTGGATACGAATCAAAGCATGGTGGTCTACTTCAGCAGCTGAAAAAAGGTGATAGCGTTGACATATATGGTGGAGGATATCGACACCTCATGGGCTCTACTACTTCAGTTTTTGGTATTTTTAAGATCGACTAG
- the LOC134185462 gene encoding uncharacterized protein LOC134185462, which produces MLPGVVDQGTEKEHSSVRPVCVAKRRRLSSYRCDELDLQAIVSDLQFLEVGMDVRSNWYEIGIHPGVDLEELFDCKDCFPKTWLLASYISSHCGENESRKQLLQYSWKHGAKQVSVHASEKAVKKAKIKSEIGWNYVLSMTQISVKFFYIFSIVSRMVSLTQGFPNCC; this is translated from the exons ATGCTACCAGGAGTAGTAGATCAAGGAACAGAGAAAG AACATTCTTCAGTTCGGCCAGTCTGTGTTGCGAAGAGGAGGAGATTGTCAAGTTACAGATGCGACGAGTTAGACTTGCAAGCAATTGTGTCTGATTTACAGTTTCTTGAG GTTGGCATGGATGTCAGAAGTAATTGGTATGAGATTGGTATTCATCCTGGAGTCGACTTAGAAGAGTTGTTTGATTGTAAAGATTGTTTCCCCAAAACTTGGCTGCTCGCCTCATACATATCTTCTCACTGTGGAGAAAACGAGAGCAGAAAGCAACTATTGCAATATTCCTGGAAGCATGGAGCCAAGCAAGTGTCGGTGCATGCATCAGAGAAAGCAGTGAAGAAGGCAAAAATCAAAAGTGAAATTGGATGGAATTACGTACTCTCAATGACTCAAATTTCAGTTAAgtttttttacattttttctATTGTATCTAGAATGGTGTCATTGACTCAAGGATTTCCTAATTGTTGCTAA
- the LOC134184392 gene encoding collagen alpha-1(X) chain-like isoform X2 yields MPPSYSVDVECIGSKGEPGVPGVPGPPGRQGPVGKQGAAGISGGTGLKGEVGAEGAVGPPGKQGVQGVMGRAGPPGPQGPPGKSGMMGPPGPRGPPGQTGGRGEKGERGVEGPRGLAGLDGIPGAAGPIGPVGSRGPLGVKGDRGLPGAKGEAGPQGRPGPEMSEDVMKRYFSPVKGLAERMKELEDWKEEWTKNESRVTVAAHLVGSSYSWYTISGVITYWQTSSPSFLLGAITYSNGALTIPSDGVYYIYTHLYLNVNSGNHIQPYIRVNGNLVLYITSYHYRGGEKTKHAGLLQQLKKGDSIDILGGGHRHFMGSTYSVFGIFKID; encoded by the exons ATGCCGCCATCGTATTCTGTTGATGTGGAGTGCATTGGAAGCAAGGGAGAACCg GGTGTTCCCGGAGTTCCGGGTCCTCCAGGAAGACAG GGACCAGTAGGAAAACAAGGAGCAGCAGGAATTTCAGGCGGCACCGGCTTGAAG GGTGAGGTAGGAGCTGAAGGTGCAGTTGGTCCACCAGGTAAACAG GGAGTACAAGGTGTGATGGGTCGTGCAGGTCCACCCGGACCTCAAGGTCCTCCAGGGAAAAGTGGAATGATG GGTCCACCGGGACCCAGAGGTCCTCCAGGACAAACGGGTGGACGTGGAGAGAAG GGGGAACGAGGAGTGGAGGGTCCAAGAGGTTTGGCTGGATTAGATGGCATTCCG GGTGCTGCAGGTCCCATCGGACCCGTAGGATCACGTGGACCATTAGGAGTGAAG GGTGATCGTGGATTACCCGGAGCAAAGGGAGAAGCCGGACCACAAGGTCGTCCCGGTCCAGAG ATGAGTGAAGATGTGATGAAACGCTATTTTTCTCCAGTGAAGGGACTGGCAGAGAGG ATGAAAGAACTGGAGGATTGGAAAGAAGag tggacaaagaatgagagtagagtgactgttgcagCACATCTTGTAGGATCATCATACAGTTGGTATACTATATCAG gtGTGATAACCTactggcaaacaagcagtccatcattcttactgggtgccatcacatacagcaatggagctcttacaattccatctgatggtgtttactatatttatacacATCTCTACTTAAATGTCAATAGTGGCAATCACATTCAACCTTACATCAGAGTAAATGGCAATCTTGTCTTGTACATTACAAGCTACCATTATCGTGGTGGAGAGAAAACCAAGCATGCTGGTCTACTTCAGCAGCTGAAAAAAGGTGATAGCATTGACATATTAGGTGGAGGACATCGACACTTCATGGGCTCTACTTATTCAGTTTTTGGTATTTTTAAGATCGACTAG
- the LOC134181783 gene encoding collagen alpha-1(X) chain-like isoform X1, with protein sequence MGRAGPPGPQGPPGKSGMMGPAGPRGPPGQTGGRGEKGEQGVEGPRGLAGLDGIPVLLCQFNVYLVDGLCVLLVQGAAGPIGPVGSRGPLGVKGDRGLPGAKGEAGPQGRPGPEMSEDVLKRYFSPVKGLAERMKELEDWKEEWTKNESRVTVAAHLVGSSYSWYTISGVITYWQTSSPSFLLGAITYSNGALTIPSDGVYYIYTHLHLDDNSGSYIQPYIRVNGNLVLYISSYNRGGYESKHGGLLQQLKKGDSVDIYGGGYRHLMGSTTSVFGIFKID encoded by the exons ATGGGTCGTGCAGGTCCACCCGGACCTCAAGGTCCTCCAGGGAAAAGTGGAATGATG GGTCCAGCGGGACCCAGAGGTCCTCCAGGACAAACGGGAGGACGTGGAGAGAAG GGGGAACAAGGAGTGGAGGGTCCAAGAGGTTTGGCTGGATTAGATGGCATTCCGGTATTGTTATGTCAATTTAATGTATATCTTGTTGATGGactgtgtgtgttgcttgtacAGGGTGCTGCAGGTCCCATCGGACCCGTAGGATCACGTGGACCATTAGGAGTGAAG GGTGATCGTGGATTACCCGGAGCAAAGGGAGAAGCCGGACCACAAGGTCGTCCCGGTCCAGAG ATGAGTGAAGATGTGTTGAAACGCTATTTTTCTCCAGTCAAGGGACTGGCAGAGAGG ATGAAAGAACTGGAGGATTGGAAAGAAGag tggacaaagaatgagagtagagtgactgttgcagCACATCTTGTAGGATCATCATACAGTTGGTATACTATATCAG gtGTGATAACCTactggcaaacaagcagtccatcattcttactgggtgccatcacatacagcaatggagctcttacaattccatctgatggtgtttactatatttatacacATCTCCATTTAGATGACAATAGTGGCAGTTACATTCAACCTTACATCAGAGTAAATGGCAATCTTGTTTTGTACATTTCAAGCTACAATCGTGGTGGATACGAATCAAAGCATGGTGGTCTACTTCAGCAGCTGAAAAAAGGTGATAGCGTTGACATATATGGTGGAGGATATCGACACCTCATGGGCTCTACTACTTCAGTTTTTGGTATTTTTAAGATCGACTAG
- the LOC134184392 gene encoding collagen alpha-1(X) chain-like isoform X1, whose translation MNGHDSKQTIGGKIADMSGQLVVLVILALCMPPSYSVDVECIGSKGEPGVPGVPGPPGRQGPVGKQGAAGISGGTGLKGEVGAEGAVGPPGKQGVQGVMGRAGPPGPQGPPGKSGMMGPPGPRGPPGQTGGRGEKGERGVEGPRGLAGLDGIPGAAGPIGPVGSRGPLGVKGDRGLPGAKGEAGPQGRPGPEMSEDVMKRYFSPVKGLAERMKELEDWKEEWTKNESRVTVAAHLVGSSYSWYTISGVITYWQTSSPSFLLGAITYSNGALTIPSDGVYYIYTHLYLNVNSGNHIQPYIRVNGNLVLYITSYHYRGGEKTKHAGLLQQLKKGDSIDILGGGHRHFMGSTYSVFGIFKID comes from the exons ATGAACGGACAtgacagcaagcagacaaTAGGTGGGAAGATTGCTGATATGAGTGGACAA CTGGTAGTGTTGgtcatcttggcattatgcATGCCGCCATCGTATTCTGTTGATGTGGAGTGCATTGGAAGCAAGGGAGAACCg GGTGTTCCCGGAGTTCCGGGTCCTCCAGGAAGACAG GGACCAGTAGGAAAACAAGGAGCAGCAGGAATTTCAGGCGGCACCGGCTTGAAG GGTGAGGTAGGAGCTGAAGGTGCAGTTGGTCCACCAGGTAAACAG GGAGTACAAGGTGTGATGGGTCGTGCAGGTCCACCCGGACCTCAAGGTCCTCCAGGGAAAAGTGGAATGATG GGTCCACCGGGACCCAGAGGTCCTCCAGGACAAACGGGTGGACGTGGAGAGAAG GGGGAACGAGGAGTGGAGGGTCCAAGAGGTTTGGCTGGATTAGATGGCATTCCG GGTGCTGCAGGTCCCATCGGACCCGTAGGATCACGTGGACCATTAGGAGTGAAG GGTGATCGTGGATTACCCGGAGCAAAGGGAGAAGCCGGACCACAAGGTCGTCCCGGTCCAGAG ATGAGTGAAGATGTGATGAAACGCTATTTTTCTCCAGTGAAGGGACTGGCAGAGAGG ATGAAAGAACTGGAGGATTGGAAAGAAGag tggacaaagaatgagagtagagtgactgttgcagCACATCTTGTAGGATCATCATACAGTTGGTATACTATATCAG gtGTGATAACCTactggcaaacaagcagtccatcattcttactgggtgccatcacatacagcaatggagctcttacaattccatctgatggtgtttactatatttatacacATCTCTACTTAAATGTCAATAGTGGCAATCACATTCAACCTTACATCAGAGTAAATGGCAATCTTGTCTTGTACATTACAAGCTACCATTATCGTGGTGGAGAGAAAACCAAGCATGCTGGTCTACTTCAGCAGCTGAAAAAAGGTGATAGCATTGACATATTAGGTGGAGGACATCGACACTTCATGGGCTCTACTTATTCAGTTTTTGGTATTTTTAAGATCGACTAG